In Papaver somniferum cultivar HN1 chromosome 1, ASM357369v1, whole genome shotgun sequence, a genomic segment contains:
- the LOC113301218 gene encoding uncharacterized protein LOC113301218 encodes MALKTTATLSLITPVPYSPSHPFSSNFCFSISTTTSSVNTLTPPRTRKAIQFRNTTVIRQQRRSNCGAGGMIISAAHPHPLDLTEDNVREVLADARIHFAQIFDTSIGMTGVAELSEVDGPYVKISLRGRFWHERSLVLARLGNYLKQRIPEILEVDIEDEKQLDDSPENF; translated from the exons atggCTCTAAAAACTACAGCAACACTCTCTTTGATTACCCCAGTTCCTTACTCTCCCTCTCATCCTTTCTCCTCCAACTTCTGCTTCAGTATCAGCACTACTACTTCCAGTGTCAACACTTTAACACCACCAAGAACAAGAAAAGCAATACAATTTAGAAACACAACAGTAATAAGGCAACAAAGAAGAAGCAATTGTGGTGCTGGTGGTATGATTATATCAGCAGCCCATCCACATCCACTGGATCTAACTGAAGATAATGTACGAGAGGTCCTGGCTGATGCACGAATTCAT TTTGCACAAATCTTCGATACTTCCATTGGCATGACAG GAGTGGCAGAGCTCTCTGAAGTAGATGGCCCTTACGTGAAGATCAGTCTCAGAGGCCGATTCTGGCACGAGCGCTCCCTGGTTTTGGCCAGGCTTGGCAATTATCTCAAGCAGAGGATTCCT GAAATCTTGGAGGTGGATATTGAAGACGAGAAGCAATTGGATGACAGCCCTGAAAACTTTTAG
- the LOC113301187 gene encoding ultraviolet-B receptor UVR8-like, which produces MSFGDGNQGALGLPSSSLGIGAGGGGDAYEPIKITGLPSDDITCIGAGHYHSLAVTSHGDVWSWGRNNEFQLGRASFDVPSRDSWSKPEMVQGLSQVRVKAVYASGVVSTAIGEDGSLWVWGKSKRGQLGLGKGITDSPLPSRVEALAGEHIVKVSLGWGHALALTNDGKLFGWGYSADGRLGHIGMSLEKMSMSPQILGASTSVETQGTFSSLEVAEKLVLEQMQKENDMPIIWEPCLLQELNGVQVSDVACGLDHSLVLCCNGVLLSGGNNTYGQLGRGKEDSSGLSPVDMSFQPLSISSGLGHSLAVCQQISSSQEVMGGDVSGTGIASWGWNGNSQLGRSGPESVPKLVEGLEEETPLFVSGGCVHSVALTSKGEVWVWGCGKNGRLGLGSSIDEVEPALIEDLEGVKVMQIASGFDHNLLLVVNQ; this is translated from the exons ATGAGTTTTGGTGATGGGAACCAAGGGGCTTTAGGATTGCCCTCATCCTCACTGGGAATTGGGGCAGGGGGAGGGGGTGATGCCTATGAACCCATTAAGATAACAGGTCTTCCTTCAGATGATATCACCTGTATTGGAGCTGGACATTATCACTCTCTAGCTGTTACTTCTCATGGAGACGTTTGGTCATGGGGGCGAAACAATGAATTTCAGCTCGGCAGGGCTTCGTTCGATGTTCCAAG CAGAGATTCATGGAGTAAGCCGGAGATGGTGCAAGGGCTGAGTCAAGTCAGAGTGAAAGCTGTATATGCCTCCGGTGTTGTTTCCACTGCTATTGGAGAGGATGGTTCCTTGTGGGTATGGGGCAAATCAAAGCGAGGCCAACTCGGTCTTGGCAAAGGAATTACCGACTCTCCCTTACCTTCCAGGGTTGAGGCACTTGCTGGAGAACACATTGTTAAG GTATCTCTTGGGTGGGGGCATGCTCTCGCACTTACAAATGATGGGAAGTTATTTGGCTGGGGTTACTCTGCAGATGGTAGGTTAGGACATATTGGGATGTCACTAGAAAAAATGTCCATGTCACCTCAAATTCTGGGTGCCTCCACATCGGTAGAAACTCAAGGAACTTTTTCATCTCTAGAAGTTGCGGAGAAGCTGGTCTTGGAGCAGATGCAAAAGGAGAACGACATGCCTATAATCTGGGAACCATGTCTACTGCAAGAATTAAACGGTGTTCAAGTATCAGATGTGGCTTGCGGGCTTGATCACTCTCTAGTTCTTTGCT GTAATGGTGTGTTATTGAGTGGCGGAAATAACACTTACGGTCAGCTGGGCAGAGGTAAAGAGGATAGCTCAGGATTATCTCCAGTTGACATGAGCTTCCAGCCATTATCTATATCTTCGGGCTTAGGTCATTCTCTAGCAGTGTGTCAGCAGATTTCCTCATCACAAGAGGTTATGGGAGGAGATGTCAGTGGTACAGGGATTGCTTCGTGGGGATGGAATGGGAATTCTCAGTTAGGGAGGTCTGGCCCAGAAAGCGTACCAAAGCTGGTGGAGGGGCTAGAAGAAGAGACACCTTTATTTGTGTCTGGTGGCTGTGTACATTCTGTTGCCCTCACGTCTAAGGGGGAAGTGTGGGTATGGGGTTGTGGAAAAAATGGGAGGCTTGGACTAGGGAGCTCAATTGATGAAGTTGAACCTGCCCTGATAGAGGATTTGGAAGGTGTTAAAGTTATGCAGATTGCATCTGGGTTTGATCATAATCTACTGTTGGTGGTCAATCAGTGA